One window from the genome of Euzebyales bacterium encodes:
- a CDS encoding TfoX/Sxy family protein yields the protein MTYDIHLAARIRLALHGVADVTERSMFGGLAFLVREYMAVVASERGRMMTRADPSMSAEPRSSTGGPISDGERTSRRGAQRRDGDLRSAPTRCRAGDERVVPAAARA from the coding sequence GTGACCTACGACATCCACCTCGCCGCGCGAATCCGGCTCGCCCTCCACGGCGTGGCCGACGTCACCGAGCGATCCATGTTCGGAGGGCTCGCCTTCCTGGTCCGCGAGTACATGGCCGTCGTCGCGAGCGAACGCGGCCGGATGATGACTCGGGCTGATCCCTCCATGTCAGCCGAGCCCAGAAGTTCTACAGGAGGCCCGATTTCAGATGGAGAGCGAACCAGTCGGCGCGGTGCACAGCGTCGCGATGGCGATCTGCGCAGTGCGCCCACCCGCTGCCGGGCCGGTGACGAACGCGTCGTACCGGCGGCCGCCCGAGCCTGA